The Musa acuminata AAA Group cultivar baxijiao chromosome BXJ2-2, Cavendish_Baxijiao_AAA, whole genome shotgun sequence genome contains the following window.
ATGATATTAAAGCTTGGATCCTAACATTTCTTGAAAGAAATCATTGTGTTTGCTGGTGACAGTGATGTGATTATGTCAAACATAGAGGAAATTAATctcatgttatgtgtgatattgaTGCTTTTGTACATGCTTACAGACCCAAGTAATTATTGATCAGCTAACCGATCTCAAATATAAGGTAAATTTACTCCGCCTAGTAGTTTCATTCTAATTTCCATGATCAATATGGATGTTTTTGATCCGATCAGAAGTTACCTATGTGTAGGAACAGATGTTGCAGGAATCTAACAACATTTTAAGAACGAAGGTAGAGAAGCAATATGCCTGATGGCAATTGTTTTCGGCTAATGCTTAAGATCGACATCGTCATGTCGATCTAAGTTGCCCACCTCATCATTTCAATTCATGTTAGCACAACCAAGTTAATGGATTAGGTTTTTGCTTCTTGATGTCAGCTGGAAGAAGTTGGTGCAGAGAATTTGCTCTCGCTCTCATGGCTAAGTGGTGGCAGCCACAGTGCCGATGAGCCTCCTCGAATAGAAGATTTCTTCCAACCTCCAGAGTGTGACCCTTCGTCGCAAACCGGGTAACTAATGTTCGGTCTTCGAATTAACTTGGTGGATCAATGAGAATGTATACAGACTCAAACTGTAATGTAATAATTCTTTGGCTAATGTGGATTTGCAGATGCAGTCAGGTTTGCACAGATCTGTCGAACAGCGAAACGATGTTGCAGGATGTTACTGGGCTCGTCGCTCGGTTGATGTGAAAGGATGTTACGATGATCTCCACTGATACTTTTTTTGTTTCGACTATTTGTCATCAAGTATAAGAAGACCAGAAGGATAAGATCTTTGTGTTGATATATGTTGCAGATCAAAATCTAATATGCAAACTAAATAATTGTTGGCATAAAGGTAAGTGTGCTTCTCTACGGTGTGTTCATGCATTTGATTTGCTGGATGGATGTGTGATCGGTTCATGTGGTTTCGTGGAGCTCTAAGttggaaggaaagaatacaagagATGTGAAACATGTTTGATGGATGCATGATTGCATGCTGTTCTTATTATTTTGAAGCTCTAAATTAATTGTTGACTCGCTCATATGTAAATTGACTGGGAAGATTGCAAGATTGACTTTCTCAAGAAAAATCGATTTTACTCGGATATTGTTCTTAGAAAAATTTGACTTGATCCAAATAATAACTAGTTTGATTACCTTAGAatatcatgcatttttctttcataaatgcaaaaaatatttgatattgTACGTTAgaatttttctttcataaatcaaaatatcaCTGTTAACATCTTTCGTGATTGATCTCTCTTTATCTATTGAAAATCATTCAAGTAAAGTCTTGCGATCATAACTCCCACTATAGTGTAACCTTTGGTATTTCacaacaatattattattattattattattattattattattattattattattattattattattagagacCTATGAATATTATAGTTATAAAAGATTaatgattaatattagtggtaaaaaaaatataaaggaagactaaaaaatttttaaaagtaaCTATAAATAAAAGTTTAAGTACTTTAAACTTAactgtatatataatatttttatatattttaatgatgacaagAGATTCATATACCTAACTCTAAATAATTAGGACTCGtgattttattgttattattattattattattattattattattagataaaatatttaaaaaatctaaaatttttgcTTTTCCTTTACAACATCCTTTTTTGGTTTATTCTTATATgggacttcttttttttttttaaatgagatTATTCTTGATCTCCATCCTTCATTCGTCGATTATGTCATGTCTTATTGCCTTCGCCCTTTATTTGTCATTGCCACCATAGAGCTCAAGGTGAGCAGTCTCTCAAGAGGTGACTAGCATCAATGAGGGATGTGACAATGATTGCTAATAAGGAGGATATGAGAAGGGGATAAGCTATCGAGGGTCAGAAAGTGATCGTGGGGGGGCTATATACGATGGAGATTTAGGGCCCAATTAAGAAGTGTTGTGTGTGGCTCGACACCTTTAACATCGTTGCTTATTGGTTTCATAACCTCCAGGGTAAGACTAACTTCTTTTACCTATGCTCCCCTCGGTGGCGATGCAAGCACAATATCCTTCAACCCATTATCAATATCGTCAAGTCTTCCACCTTACCTAAAAGGTTTTCCCAAGAGACTGTTTACCTTGATTATCATGACGGATGATGAGCGGAGGTGATGGGGTGAAGGCATGGCGATAAGGGCATGACGACAATGACGAACTAGGGGTAGAGGTGATGGAGCGAAGGCGTGGCGACAAGAGCACACGAGGGGTAGAGGTGATGGGGTGAAAATGATGATCGATAGGGTAGAAGTCAAGGGTAAtttatcttttagaaaataagagGCTTTGTGCTCTAAGAATAAGCTACTGAGGAAAAAGTAAAATTTGAGggatttttttgaaaaaagaaatttccttttttgattttattttgttAACTTCAGCAGCAAATTTCAAATGCTGTCACCTTCGCAAACGCCACAACAGTCTTCTGCATCACATCCTTCTCGCCTCAAATTGCGTGTCTTACCAGCcacataataatatttaatttaatattaataataaatcatCACGAAGTGTTCCCCTGCATTTGAAAGAGAAACAAAATGACTTGCAGCTTCATTTACATGCCCTCATCTCTGTCCTGTCTTACCCTAAACCTTCACTCTTCAGCGACGCCACTCTTCGATCCATCGAACCAAAGTCACTTGCTGCAGTGGGCGTAAAGGAAGGCGTCGACCTCCGTAGCCCCCATCAGAGCACTCGCCAGCTGATCTCTCTGCAAGTGCGCCTCCAAAACCTGCTCTTGCACCGCTCTCAGCTGGCCCTGCAGCTCCTCCACGCACCTCTGCAGGCACAGAACGATTCCAGCGCATCCATACACGGGGTCCTGCAGCCTTGCATGAGCTTCGTACACCATGCTCTTGATTGCGTCCTCCTTCATCCCTTCCTTCACCACCTGCACCGCCATCGCCAGCATCATCTCCATGCTGGCTATCAGAAGATAAAGAAGCAGGGGATTGAGTTAACACGTACTTGAAGCATCTTGACGACGTTGCTGGCTCCGAACACCTTGTGCACGCTGGCGAACTTGTCGGGCTCGTCGGCCGGAAAGTACGGCGCAAGCAGGCATCCGTGGTCGCACTTCCGGTGCAGCGTTCGACAAGCAGCGCAGGGAAGATCCAGCCTCGCCCGTTCCATCACCACCTTCTGCTCCATGTACATGGAGCTGCCTTTCTGCTATGGTCAATATATATAAGCCTGGATCATGTCGATGCTCACATTTAGCACTGTGGACTGAGAGTCGAGCTGAGGAAAAATGGGGCATTGTGGAGGCCCAGCAGAGAGAAAAAAGTAGCCACTTGAAGGGGAGAGTTCATCTCCATTCTTTGACGGTCCTTCCAAACCTAAGTATTAGAGTTATTAATCACTTGGAATTATGTGAGTTATGTTAGGCAGCCTTTACGCATTGATAACCATGTACGTGGCCTGATCTTGATCTCCTCGATACTTCCAACCTACACCACTACGTAGCTTAGGAATTAATGTTGAGTGCATGTATGTGTGTGAAGGTTTCAGATGATTGGTGAGACCGAGTTCGGCACTTGTCATTTGGCTGAGAGTGTTTTCTGGTATCGGTTTTGTCAGGCAGCTGCAACTTTCAACGATGCAAGTCTCTGCATTGGGACAGGACAGCAGAGAAGGAAGAGCGCAGAGATCTCTCTTTCATGATGGTGAAGAGAGATGTTGTTTTCTTTCGGATCACAGGCGATGATTGTTCCACACGATTCGGTCAACAGCACTTGCTGAATCATCTATGCATGGCGAGATCAGTGTCGCCTGAAGCAGCACGGTTGATTACTACGTGTCACTCGTTATGTTCCAGTGATGAATCTGCAGCTTTTGTATGTGGACTTGCATCAGATGAGCAGAAAGAGCTGACCCCAATCGATCCATATCAGTAGCAACAGAGACAAACTTTTGtctgtgattatatatatatatatatatatatatatatataatcattttattaaagaatagaagaaaataaaaatctgacCCAATAAAAATGATGAGGATGGTTTAGAAATTAGAATAattatctaaaataaatatttactttAAAAGCCCATTAAAGACGGCCCAAacccatatttcaagaagaagaagaagaagaagcccaaCTAAGTGCACAGTCTCTTCTTTCACTTCTTTTCCTTCTCGGGATCACTTCTCATCCGCACTCGGCTATCGAACACGGGTGGGCATGGCCTTGGCGGCGCACCACCTTATCCGATGCCCTCCCCTGGCGACGGTGGCGCCGGCACTGGTGAGCTCGAAAGCCCTCCCCTGCCACACCCGAGGCGTCTTTTCTCGTCTCCACCTGACTACCTCCctaattttctttctcttgtttcgtGTCTCCCGCAGAGGACGGAGCGGCTTCCCCGTCTTTGCTCGATCCGCGGCGCCTCCGACAAATCTCAGGTTCCTCCGATCCCTCTGCGTTGCTCTCATCTTTATTGGACCTGCAGAAAGATCCTTTCTTTGTGTTCTGGTATCAGGATTCCGGGGAAGGTGGGAACCGAAGGCGGATTTGGCGGCGCCGCAGACTGGTACGACCATCGGATTGGATTTAATTCTTATTTCTATGATAAATTTGCAATATTGAGTTTCTCATTTCAAGATTAGCATTTGTTTGTGCGGATTTGAGCTGCAAAGATTGATGCTTTAATTCTCAAGAATTATTGTCTTTGGTTTAGTACAAGCGACTCCGTTAGGGTTGGTGAAATGTGGGGTCTAAGGTACAAGATTAAGAAGAGCACGCTGGAGATCGTTGGAGATGATAGTATTCTGCTTAGGAGAATTGTCAGTGGTTTTTCGCTCTGAAGATGTTTAGGAAAATCTATAAATAGGAAAGCAAACAGATTATTAGACGCTTTAGAGCTTTTCAGGGCATTACTTCATCTATATATCTTCTGAATCACAGAAGCAGCCTCTCTGGGAATTGCATCAGTGGGAAATTGGACCATCCTTTttggtttaatttttttttcttttacttcttAATCATTCATTCTTTCACTTTCTTTTGCAATTCTGTGCCTAAAATTAACAAACTGTGAGTAATTATAGCGCTTCATTCTCCATTCTCCATTCAATCATGCATCTCAATTTCATTGCTTGAGATTAGGTTGCAATCGATAACTAGAACTTCGTTCGTGCAAATTGGCCATATTATCTTAATAAAGCTCCTCTTCTTGCCTTAGTGTTTGCTCAAACTTTTAGCTAGTAAGAATGTTGATTATCGATTGCAAGATCATGAAAGCGGTCCTTCTTTCACCACTCACTATCTGTTAAAAATTGATGAAGTTCTTGTCATGATTTTTTGCCTTTTTGAGGGTTTTGGATAGAGATCAATAAATAACTTGAAGCAGGACAACAAGTACATGTAGGTGATATGTTCTATCATCTTCGTAACTGATTGAATTCGTTCTCTATGTCGTCAGGAGTATCTGGGAAGTCTATGCACTGTATGTTATGGACTCTGGTTATGGAGTCGATGCACTGTATGTTAGATTCTTTACCAACTGCATCTTGATTGCACCATCTTATCCTACATTTGCAATACCATTCATTTGCCTTTCTTATTTATGTTTATGTGTGGATTAATCATGAGGATCGAGTCTGGTCATGTAACATTCTTTGGTGTTGATGATTAATTTCTCAATTGTTAATATCATCAGCTACAAATAAATTATTTCTTCTAAAATCATTTTGTGTTCTTTAGATACTTCCTGTTGGTTCCTTGTAAATCATGTCAATCTTTTGAGCTTTAGAAGTAATTATAGCGAGGATCAAGTCTCTGTTATCATTCTTTAACCATATTGTGCAGTTTGAATGATGAATTATGTGCAACATTCTATCAATGGACATGGCACTTACAATTAAGCTAAAAGCATGCATGTGTTTGCTGCTTTCAGACAAAGAACGATGACAAGTTGCGCTACAAGATGGATCGGATCCCTTTCCTGGAAGAACAGGTGAGAAAGATCAGAGAAAATGGGAAGGTAATGTCCATGGACATTGAGAAGCTGATGCTTTCGGAGGAGAACAGGTTTGATTTTGTTAACGAGGTGGCCGCAGAGGCAACTTCCTACATCGAGGCAAATCGGGACGAGTACGGATCCAAGAAGGCCATACTACATGTGCTCAGCAATCGTATGAATGAAGCCGGATTTGAACGCCCAGAGGCGTACATGGAAGAGGACCCCTTCAGGCCCGGACCCTCCTATTTGAAAGAACTTGACACTTAGCTTGTTTTTGCTGCTTATTATCATTAATCTCGTAGTAGCATGCCTTGTCTACATTCTTACGTTTGCCGAACATTTTGTTTCTCAACTGTTTAGTATTTAtgttagaagaaaaaaaagaaagattctaCCTTCAGAGTTGATCTTTTGAGGATCATTTCGAATTAATAGCGAGTTAGTAAAGAGGTAACACGAATAATCAGATTGTTCTAATTATTTGGAGGCGGTTATATGGACATTTTGATAGGATTCAGTTATATAAAAAACATCTTtagttatattataaatatttaaatttttgtttgtaatttttatttttattttttgtatttttcctTTCTCTCTTCGTACTATTATTTTATCTACTATAAAAATATACTTAATTATtcatgaaaatatttattttcttatttttcctaaTATTTTTATACATGCATAAACCAAAAAAGTTGAATATTGGATTTCATCAATAGTTTGCTTTTGTTAGTTCATTAATCATCTTTGATCCATCTTGATTAACATGTTCTTGAATATAAATCAACTTTTATTTACTTTTTGACACAGGttgaatatttttattacaaaacaacttttatttttacataatatatgtattacttattatttatattttttttaatcaaaaatacaGTTCCATTTAGACGTGAATTATACAGAACTCCCAAGTACGGAATACACTTTGTGATTCATCTGCCAAAGCCAATTCTTGTTCCCGCTACAAAGAAAGGCAACAACGCAAGAGGAACAATACACCAAGATACAATAGAAGTCAGATTTCCAGTTATTCTACTAGTTTTTTATCAACTTGTAGTCTCATTTTCTTTTATCAGCAACCAATGTAtctatatattgataagttagtacATGATCAGTGACTGTACATTGATAAATCACCTCGCTGTTCTTGTCCAAAGAGATCACTGGGGTGATAGAATAGCTTGAACTGCAGCTCTGAGATGAAACGTAAGTCAGATATCATCAGCATcatcagtttcatcatcccagtcCAACTTGAAAGAATTGGCGGACTCTATCAACTCTGTGAGCCCAGTTAAATCCTCCAGGTAGGTTGGGTGGTCAATGGCTTGCAAAATGAACTCTGTTCCTCGTCTCCTCAACTCGGACACCACCTGCAACAGGCAAACAGCACAAACGTCTGAGAGAAATAAACAGATATAGACATCCATCCGTGTACCATCACATTGCAACCTTTTCAACGGCTTAGAATTCCATAAACCTCATTTTATCTAGCCTAAATTAGTTATTCACTTTTTGCAGTGCAAAGGAGGATCAGCACCAACACATCTCCCTGGTTGACCGATTGTTCAACAGAGAAGGACCATAGCAGAAAACTCTAATGTTTTGGAAAGACTGAACCAGTAATAACAAGCACATTTTTCAACACAAGGAAAATCAAGGGGTGGGAAATGACTCACAGTAGTTGAACAGGCTGTGCAGCTGTTGGATGCATGGCCAATGAGCGTCACTTGAGAGTATTGAGGAAGCAAGCCTCGGATCTGATGCGGCAAAATACCAAAAGGTTGCTCACTGGAGCTCATAATGGAGTTGGCAATCTCACCTGGAGCATGTATCCTGGAATGAAGCAATTGTACCATCCACAAGTCATTCTAAGAACCAGTAAAACACTGCAAGTAAATTCTAGGTGCATGACTGATGTCCCATTACTGTGGAAATCAATTAGTAGCTGAGAAATGTACCCATTTGGATGATGCAGAAGTCCCACCAAGAGTTCCACTGCTAAAGCAGATGCTATGGGTGCAAGCCCAGGACGTGTGACAGTGCATTGCTGATCTAAAGTGCGATTGGACGTTGACTGCATAATGAGCAATGAATTAAACAAGGAAAACAGTAGCATGATTAAGATCATTGTGACAAAAAAGATCTAACAATGAGCATCTTTAGAGAAGCCACTAGAGTGAGTTACATCAATAGGAGCAACTACATCGCCACAGAAGTAACATCCTAAGCGCTGCCCTCCATTTCCATCCACTGTAGATAAGCTGTTTGTCTGATTTGATACAGAGAGTGGACCAGCTCCATGACGCATAACCAAGTAACTGTCGAAGCCCAAAGCTGCAGTGATAGCAATCTGTAGGACACCAAATAGAAGCCTACTTGTCAACATTGATATCGTCTCATCAGAACAAAGCAGTCGATCTAGTAATCAGCAAAGCTAACCAAGATGAAATATAGTTGTGAGAAAAATGTCCTCAAGGTCAGAACACACACAGATGTATTGAATATTAgtgatttttttcaaaaatctaTAAACTCTCACAAGTTGCAATGATATTTTCATGAATTCTCCTACCTCCTTCCTCTACATACTTTTAGGTATGAACAGAATCATCTTAATTTGTTCACCACAGATAATGAAAGATGCATTTTCAGCTACCTATCCAAAAGTCAGTTCCAATCATCACTTGCTAATAGATGGCAAAATATTCAAGGACATGGTCATAATTCTATTTGGCATTTCTACCTCATCAGGGGACTATCTTAGCATCTTTGCCACCAATATCTTCATTTATATATCTCTCTCTACCTTCATCAACAATAGAATGCCTATGATGAGGATGGCTAAattaaaagaacatgttctataaTATCGAGACACAGAGACCCAGAAAAACAAATTTAACATAACATCAGGATAGCAGTCATTAAAAAGCTATTAAGAGACATATAAAATCCCAAAATATCAATAAAAAGAGCAAGCCTTATTGTTAAACACTTCTAGCTGCTACAACATCATTAGAACCAATCAGACAACTTTTCTGGTCATTAGGAAAAACAAACCCACTTTGTTCTCACTTGCACAAAGCAGTGTGGGAAGCCATCTGCTTTCTCTTGTATCGGTCAGCAAAAATGTCACATCATGGGAAGCAATCAGGTCCCTTAGTCGCTCACAATCTTCAAGCACGCGAGCTACTTCATTGGTAGGCACAGGATGTCCTGGCATTGGTATTGAAAGTGTTACaccttctgcctcctgcaaatatgAAATAGTCAGCTGGTACAATGATATTAATTCTCTTTATCCAGATAGCACAAACAAAGGAGCAATAAGACCCACCACAGCTGGAAATATACGCTTCAGAGTTCTAGCTGCTGCAACAGCTTTTAAGCTGCCACCATCAAGGCAATCATCTAATGTATATAAAGACTGTCTGACAGGATTAGACATAGCTACTAGGCCACTATCTAGTAGTGTTATCTTCCGCACACCCCAGGCCTGTTAATAAACCTAACAACATTAAGTATACAGAAAAACAATGAAATATAATTAAAAGGCATGGACAAGCTACTGACCATAAGCATGCGAGCAACCTGACATCCAAGGGTACCAGCTCCCAGTAGTAGACATCTAACACTGGACAAGGTACCTAAATCTAAAGATGGTAATGTACGCCA
Protein-coding sequences here:
- the LOC103973384 gene encoding LOB domain-containing protein 1-like, whose product is MYMEQKVVMERARLDLPCAACRTLHRKCDHGCLLAPYFPADEPDKFASVHKVFGASNVVKMLQVVKEGMKEDAIKSMVYEAHARLQDPVYGCAGIVLCLQRCVEELQGQLRAVQEQVLEAHLQRDQLASALMGATEVDAFLYAHCSK
- the LOC103973395 gene encoding protein PLASTID TRANSCRIPTIONALLY ACTIVE 7 isoform X2, which translates into the protein MALAAHHLIRCPPLATVAPALRTERLPRLCSIRGASDKSQDSGEGGNRRRIWRRRRLTKNDDKLRYKMDRIPFLEEQVRKIRENGKVMSMDIEKLMLSEENRFDFVNEVAAEATSYIEANRDEYGSKKAILHVLSNRMNEAGFERPEAYMEEDPFRPGPSYLKELDT
- the LOC103973395 gene encoding protein PLASTID TRANSCRIPTIONALLY ACTIVE 7 isoform X1; this encodes MPSPGDGGAGTEDGAASPSLLDPRRLRQISGSSDPSALLSSLLDLQKDPFFVFWYQDSGEGGNRRRIWRRRRLTKNDDKLRYKMDRIPFLEEQVRKIRENGKVMSMDIEKLMLSEENRFDFVNEVAAEATSYIEANRDEYGSKKAILHVLSNRMNEAGFERPEAYMEEDPFRPGPSYLKELDT